GCGGGCATTTCGATCAATGAACGCCATGCAGTCCGTCCCTCAAATCCCTTCCTTGGCGGGCAGCCCGTAGCCGGGTCTGCCCCTCGAACCCCAAATCACCCCCCGGTCCGGCGGCGCCTACCATAGTCGCCGCCTGCCGGATGACAAGCCTCACTTCGGCAGCCAGTCGAAGGCCACCAGAACACCCGCCGTCAGCACCACCCAGAGCAGCGAGAACGGCAGGAACACCTTCCAGCCGAGACGCATCAGCTGGTCGTAGCGGTAGCGCGGGAACGTCGCGCGCACCCACAGGAACACGAACAGCACCGCGCAGATCTTCAGCACGAACCAGATCGGCCCCGGCACCCAGTTGAACGGCGCGATGTCGAACGGCGGCAGCCACCCACCCAGGAACAGGATGGTGGTCATCGCGCTCATCAGGATCATGTTCGCGTATTCGCCGAGGAAGAACAGTGCGAAGCTCATCGACGAATATTCGACGAAATAGCCGGCCACCAGCTCCGACTCGCCTTCCGGCAGGTCGAACGGCGCGCGGTTGGTCTCCGCCAGCGCGGACACGAAGAAGATCACGAACATCGGCAGCAGCGGGATGGCGAACCATACCGTCTCCTGCGCGCGCACGATGTCCGACAGGTTCAGCGACCCGACGCACAGCAGCACGGTAATGATGACGAAACCGATGGATACCTCGTAGGAGACCATCTGCGCCGCCGAGCGCAGCGCGCCCAGGAACGGGTATTTCGAGTTCGACGCCCAGCCGGCCATGATGATGCCGTACACGCCCAGCGAGGAGATCGCGAACAGGTACAGGATGCCGACATTGATGTCGGCGATCACCATGCCGTCGCCGACCGGGATCACCGCCCAGGCCACCATCGCCAGGATGAAGGTCAGCATCGGCGCCATGATGAAGACGACACGGTTGGCGCCCGCCGGCAGGATCGTCTCCTTGGCGAACAGCTTCAGCCCGTCGGCCAGCGGCTGCAGCAGGCCGAACGGGCCGACCTTGGCCGGGCCGGTGCGCAGCTGCATGCCGGCGATCACCTTGCGTTCAGCCAGCGTCAGATAGGCCACTGCCACCAGCAGCGGCACCACGATGGCCAGAATCTGCGCCAGAATGATGATCAGCGGCAGTACATAGCCGTCCCAGAACTCAACCATGGGTCCCCGTCATCCCCTGCTCGTCGCCCGCATTCTTCAGCACGAAGGCCTCGGTGCACTTCGCCATCGTCGCCGAGGCGCGGCTGACCGGGTCCGTCATGTAGAAATTCCGGATCGGATAGGCGATGGCCGTATCCTCGATGATGCCGGCGGCGCCGAACGCGCCCCATTCGCCAGCCTCGGCATGCTCCACCCGGGCAAAGACCGGATAGTCCGCCACCAGCTTCTGGCGCAGTTCGATCAGCGAGTTGTACGGCAGTGTCTTGCCCAGCCGCTCCGACAGGGCGCGCAGGATCTTCCAGTCCTCACGCGCCTCGCCCGGCGGGAAGGCGGCCATCTTGCCGAGCTGCACCCGCCCCTCGGTATTGGCGTAGAGGCCTTCCTTCTCGGTATAGGCCGCGCCCGGCAGGATCACGTCGGCGACATGCGCGCCGCGGTCGCCATGATGGCCCTGATAGATCACGAAGGCGTTCTTCAGCCTGTCGGTGTCGATCTCGTCGGCGGCCAGCAGATAGACCGTCTCGATCTCACCCTTCTCAGCGCCTTCCAGGATGCCGGCGACATCCTTGCCGCCTTCGCCCGGCACGAAGCCGAGATCGAGGCCGGCAACGCGTGCGGCGGCCGTGTGCAGCACGTTGAAGCCGTTCCAGTCCTCGCGGACCATGTTCAGCTTCTCGGCTATCTCCCGTGCGGCCGCCAAGATCGCAGCGCCGTCGGCGCGGGTCAGGGCGCCCTGGCCGATCACGATCATCGGCCGCTCGGCCGCCTTCAGCACCTTGGCGAAGGCGTGCTTGCCGGAGACGAACTCCGACAGGATCGCCGGGCTGTCGCCCAGGAACTCCGCCTTGTAGGTCAGGTCCGCCGGCGCGCCGATGGAAGCCACCTTCAGACCGCCCGCCAGCCAGCGCTTGCGGATGCGCGCATTCAGGATCGGCGCCTCGGTGCGCGGGTTGGTGCCGACCAGCAGGATGGCGTCCGCCTGCTCGATGCCGGCGATGCCGGTATTGAAGATATAGCCGGCGCGCGGGCCCGCATTCAGCTTCGTGCCATCCTGACGGCAATCGAGACTGGCCGCCCCCAGCGCCGTCATGATGCCCTTCAGCGCATACATGGATTCGGCATCGACCGTATCGCCGGCGATCGCCGCCAGCTTGGCCGCCGGGGTCGCTCGTATCCGGTCGGCGACGGCCAGCAGCGCCTCGTCCCAGCTCGCCGGCTGCAGCTTGCCGTTCACGCGGACATAGGGGGTATCCAGACGCTGGCGCTTCAGCCCGTCGCAGGCATAGCGCGTCTTGTCGGAAATCCACTCCTCGTTCACATCCTCGTTCAGGCGCGGCAGCACGCGCAGCACCTCGGAGCCGCGGCTGTCCACCCGGATCGCGGAGCCGACCGCGTCCATCACATCGACGGTCTCGGTCTTCTTCAGCTCCCAAGGGCGCGCCACGAAGGCATAGGGCCGCGAGGTCAGCGCGCCGACCGGGCACAGATCGATCACATTGGCCGACAGCTCGGAGGCCAGCGCCTTTTCGAGAT
This sequence is a window from Oceanibaculum indicum P24. Protein-coding genes within it:
- the nuoG gene encoding NADH-quinone oxidoreductase subunit NuoG → MPKLIVDGIEVEVPAGATVLQACEVAGKEVPRFCYHERLSIAGNCRMCLVEMEKAPKPIASCAFPAADGMVIKTDTPVVEKARNGVMEFLLANHPLDCPICDQGGECDLQDQAMAYGLGDSRYHENKRAVTDKHMGPLIKTIMTRCIHCTRCIRFASEVAGVDDLGAVYRGENMQITTYLEKALASELSANVIDLCPVGALTSRPYAFVARPWELKKTETVDVMDAVGSAIRVDSRGSEVLRVLPRLNEDVNEEWISDKTRYACDGLKRQRLDTPYVRVNGKLQPASWDEALLAVADRIRATPAAKLAAIAGDTVDAESMYALKGIMTALGAASLDCRQDGTKLNAGPRAGYIFNTGIAGIEQADAILLVGTNPRTEAPILNARIRKRWLAGGLKVASIGAPADLTYKAEFLGDSPAILSEFVSGKHAFAKVLKAAERPMIVIGQGALTRADGAAILAAAREIAEKLNMVREDWNGFNVLHTAAARVAGLDLGFVPGEGGKDVAGILEGAEKGEIETVYLLAADEIDTDRLKNAFVIYQGHHGDRGAHVADVILPGAAYTEKEGLYANTEGRVQLGKMAAFPPGEAREDWKILRALSERLGKTLPYNSLIELRQKLVADYPVFARVEHAEAGEWGAFGAAGIIEDTAIAYPIRNFYMTDPVSRASATMAKCTEAFVLKNAGDEQGMTGTHG
- the nuoH gene encoding NADH-quinone oxidoreductase subunit NuoH; translated protein: MVEFWDGYVLPLIIILAQILAIVVPLLVAVAYLTLAERKVIAGMQLRTGPAKVGPFGLLQPLADGLKLFAKETILPAGANRVVFIMAPMLTFILAMVAWAVIPVGDGMVIADINVGILYLFAISSLGVYGIIMAGWASNSKYPFLGALRSAAQMVSYEVSIGFVIITVLLCVGSLNLSDIVRAQETVWFAIPLLPMFVIFFVSALAETNRAPFDLPEGESELVAGYFVEYSSMSFALFFLGEYANMILMSAMTTILFLGGWLPPFDIAPFNWVPGPIWFVLKICAVLFVFLWVRATFPRYRYDQLMRLGWKVFLPFSLLWVVLTAGVLVAFDWLPK